A window from Candidatus Tanganyikabacteria bacterium encodes these proteins:
- a CDS encoding HEPN domain-containing protein has product MSEEEYQAWLDAAARDLEAARTLAEAGNCSLAVFHYQQAAEKRIKALCALSGRPALTRSIVDLLLKLRSLDTDVPEPVVRAARRLDAHHVQSRYPTGLGVAPEKLYDEVICREAEGWAMEIVRFAESFRSTGPE; this is encoded by the coding sequence GTGAGCGAGGAAGAGTATCAAGCCTGGCTCGACGCGGCCGCCAGGGATCTGGAGGCCGCGCGGACCTTGGCGGAAGCTGGCAACTGCTCCCTCGCCGTGTTTCACTACCAGCAGGCTGCGGAGAAACGGATCAAGGCCCTCTGCGCCCTGTCCGGAAGGCCGGCTTTGACGCGCAGCATCGTCGACCTGCTCCTGAAGCTGCGGAGCCTGGACACCGACGTGCCGGAGCCGGTGGTCCGGGCGGCGCGGAGGCTCGACGCCCACCACGTCCAGTCCCGGTATCCGACGGGCCTGGGCGTGGCGCCCGAGAAGCTGTACGACGAGGTCATTTGCCGGGAGGCCGAGGGATGGGCCATGGAGATCGTTCGATTCGCCGAGTCGTTCAGGTCGACTGGCCCGGAGTAG
- a CDS encoding nucleotidyltransferase domain-containing protein: protein MGHGDRSIRRVVQVDWPGVEALAARVRESFPDATLLLFGSRARGTADEDSDYDFCVISRAFAGWKPWERMVSLAELWTLPAPVEIVAYTPEEWERLGPWTFVQTIRAEGRPVSPRAPSPPAA from the coding sequence ATGGGCCATGGAGATCGTTCGATTCGCCGAGTCGTTCAGGTCGACTGGCCCGGAGTAGAAGCCCTGGCCGCTCGCGTCCGGGAGAGCTTCCCGGACGCCACCCTGCTACTCTTCGGCTCCCGGGCCCGCGGAACGGCGGACGAGGACAGCGACTACGACTTCTGCGTGATCAGCCGGGCCTTCGCAGGCTGGAAGCCGTGGGAACGCATGGTGTCCCTGGCGGAGCTCTGGACCCTGCCGGCCCCGGTCGAGATCGTCGCCTACACTCCCGAAGAGTGGGAGCGGCTGGGGCCGTGGACATTCGTCCAGACGATCCGGGCCGAGGGCCGGCCGGTCTCTCCGAGAGCACCTTCACCACCCGCGGCCTGA
- a CDS encoding PAS domain S-box protein — MIVTRGPMVSSNVLPREPRATFTPHPELRLIGFLHGLFGLLGSRGELGDILRSFLQDIAEYLEAEGGYVLSTDDPDNLRLVTEYGVPFIEESHDTTEISRFYDDLIRKRRPAIAVGSTQEAASLIGVPMLTESRLVGVIVFFRNRDVVPFVAEDIPLLSVVSQPLAIHIENVDFARGNAARRAELEAILASMDDGLVVVDHLGQVLSFNNALATLSAYTVPDLYSMCWDDLVTTSQRHWETFKAFNRCLRQGETFRARCPGAMRRADGSEFPVSMNFSTISEEPGVVTGGVISIRDVTIEAELDRMKDEFIANVSHELKTPITTLSGFLQMMISRDMSRGEQLPLLDVLKDETDRLHRLINDLLDLSKIQANRIKLVPRTFRLETLLRKVIKPFAVRHQDTHKIVLTVEPPRGMIQADHDRLTQVLVNLVSNAVKYSPEGGEVSIRAGRKGDKWFIAVKDQGIGIAADVLPQLFTRFYRVNENQTAGTGLGLFITKEIVERHGGKLEVASQLGEGSTFTVEIPVKFPAPEARNRPPADARR; from the coding sequence ATGATCGTCACCAGAGGGCCCATGGTATCCTCGAACGTGCTTCCCAGAGAGCCCAGGGCCACGTTCACGCCCCACCCCGAACTGCGGCTGATCGGCTTCCTCCACGGCCTCTTCGGCCTCCTGGGCAGCCGGGGCGAACTGGGCGACATCCTCCGCAGCTTCCTACAGGACATCGCGGAGTACCTGGAGGCCGAGGGCGGTTACGTCCTGTCCACCGACGACCCGGACAACCTGCGCCTGGTGACCGAGTACGGCGTGCCGTTCATCGAGGAGTCGCACGACACCACCGAGATATCGCGCTTCTACGACGACCTCATCCGCAAGCGCCGGCCGGCGATCGCCGTCGGCTCGACCCAGGAGGCCGCCAGCCTGATCGGCGTGCCGATGCTGACCGAGTCGCGCCTGGTGGGCGTCATCGTCTTCTTCCGCAACCGCGACGTCGTACCCTTCGTGGCCGAGGACATCCCGTTGCTTTCGGTCGTCTCGCAGCCCCTGGCCATCCACATCGAGAACGTGGACTTCGCCCGGGGCAACGCCGCCCGGCGAGCCGAACTCGAGGCCATCCTCGCCTCGATGGACGATGGCCTGGTCGTCGTCGACCACCTCGGGCAGGTCCTGTCCTTCAACAACGCCCTGGCCACGCTCTCGGCCTACACCGTGCCCGACCTCTACAGCATGTGCTGGGACGATCTGGTCACCACGTCGCAGCGCCACTGGGAGACGTTCAAGGCGTTCAACCGCTGCCTGCGGCAGGGCGAGACGTTTCGGGCCCGCTGTCCGGGGGCGATGCGCCGTGCCGACGGGAGCGAGTTCCCGGTCTCGATGAACTTCAGCACCATCAGCGAGGAACCCGGTGTCGTGACGGGCGGCGTCATCTCGATCCGCGACGTCACCATCGAGGCCGAACTCGACCGCATGAAGGACGAGTTCATCGCCAACGTCTCGCACGAGCTCAAGACGCCCATCACGACGCTCTCCGGCTTCCTGCAGATGATGATCTCGCGGGACATGTCGCGCGGCGAGCAACTTCCGCTGCTCGACGTGCTCAAGGACGAGACCGACAGGCTCCATCGCCTGATCAACGACCTGCTCGACCTGTCCAAGATCCAGGCCAATCGCATCAAGCTGGTGCCCCGCACGTTCCGCCTGGAGACCCTGCTGCGCAAGGTCATCAAGCCCTTCGCGGTGCGCCACCAGGACACGCACAAGATCGTGCTGACGGTCGAACCGCCCCGCGGGATGATCCAGGCCGACCATGACCGCCTGACGCAAGTGCTGGTGAACCTGGTGAGCAACGCGGTGAAGTACTCGCCCGAGGGCGGCGAGGTCTCGATCCGGGCGGGGCGCAAGGGCGACAAGTGGTTCATCGCGGTCAAGGACCAGGGCATCGGCATCGCCGCCGACGTGCTGCCCCAGCTTTTCACGCGCTTCTACCGGGTCAACGAGAACCAGACTGCCGGCACCGGCCTCGGGCTGTTCATCACGAAGGAGATCGTGGAGCGGCACGGCGGCAAGCTGGAAGTGGCTAGCCAGCTTGGCGAGGGTAGCACGTTCACCGTGGAGATCCCGGTGAAGTTCCCCGCCCCGGAGGCGCGGAACCGCCCGCCCGCCGACGCTCGCCGCTAG
- a CDS encoding SRPBCC family protein — MLRTRNSLGLALGAGLALTMAGCDGTARPAGSVTIERPAAEIFPMLTEAERRREWVAGIIAIKEGGGPPRVGAKAVETLDMGGQRVTVHAEVTALEPAKLLAVKGTSEGFEMAFRYRLEEFGGKTRVDWDAEFQFKPLLAKLMMGVIAPDIQTKLEADFVRLKGIAERKKPAG, encoded by the coding sequence GGCGCCGGGTTGGCCCTGACCATGGCAGGTTGTGACGGCACGGCCCGGCCGGCCGGGTCGGTCACGATCGAGCGGCCGGCCGCGGAGATCTTCCCGATGCTCACCGAAGCCGAGCGCCGGCGGGAATGGGTGGCCGGCATCATCGCCATCAAGGAGGGGGGCGGTCCGCCGCGCGTGGGCGCCAAGGCCGTCGAGACCCTGGACATGGGCGGCCAGCGCGTCACGGTGCATGCCGAAGTCACCGCCCTTGAGCCCGCAAAGCTCCTCGCCGTCAAGGGGACGTCCGAGGGGTTCGAGATGGCCTTTCGCTACCGCCTCGAGGAGTTCGGCGGCAAGACGCGCGTGGACTGGGACGCCGAGTTCCAGTTCAAGCCACTGCTCGCGAAGCTCATGATGGGCGTCATCGCGCCCGACATCCAGACCAAGCTGGAAGCCGACTTCGTGCGGCTAAAGGGTATCGCCGAGCGGAAGAAGCCGGCCGGCTAG